The following coding sequences are from one Triticum dicoccoides isolate Atlit2015 ecotype Zavitan chromosome 4A, WEW_v2.0, whole genome shotgun sequence window:
- the LOC119284218 gene encoding putative disease resistance protein RGA1, with protein MAMVLDAFASYIADTIKQMAKDEVGMLLGVTGEIDSLKDKLESLRDYLADAERKRITDHRVQGWVTKLKGVMYEATNILDLCELKAMGRRDAAPSPCCNPLLFCLRHPMFAHDIGSRIRKLNKRLDDICKLGAAFSFIKLETYQDYRTGRPSAADRKTDPVLERSAVVGEKIEEDTKALVGKLTKDNDGIMVLAIVGVGGIGKTTLAKKIFNHEDIQHKFQKKMWLSVTQDFSKVELLRLAITAADGKLPATQDISMLVPALLNAVRNQKFLLVLDDMWSDRAWTSLLNAPFSHGAPGSRIVITTRNDTVARGMRAREPYHRIDKLGPEDAWSLLRKQVVSGDEDGPDIDMLKDIGLQVIEKCDGLPLAVKVMGGLLRQKGKQRHDWEMVLNDSIWSVSEMPEELNYAVYLSYEDLPPCIKQCFLHYSLLPKGGLFQRAEIIGMWISEGFIHGSSDDDLEELGIKYYIELILRNLIEPGIQYIDHPVFNMHDILHSFAQFVARDEAVAVQSGENGNISELTEQSANVALLVESLHELKHLRYLSIRNSDMSCLPENIGKMKFLQYISLRGSQQFVKLPHSIVNLGKLWSLDFHGTSIRDIPRGFCTLKNLRRLYGFPVQVDGDWCSLEELGSLCQLRDLSLNGLQNASATSSASKARLSEKVHLTNLYLQCSSILWVDGLIKDEEGVSEQQQIKEVFDELFPPPSVDTLAIRGYFGQQLPRWMTLTLPSSLQSLRNLAIDDLGCCTQLPDGLCLLPYLEKFRIRHAPSIKRVGPEFLQPYHHRGAHPFHAGHAFPRLHTLALRGNASWEEWVWEEQVQAFPVLEELFIQKCKLRLVPPGLASNARALKKITISLVQQLKLLENFASVTELAVNYNPDLERITNLPNLQKLTIIKCPKLNVLEGVPALQILDLEDYAMEELPEYMRGIRPRHLLVDCNLCLLTSVAAGQSGTEWDKFSHVEHVKAYSHDGNKARKLYVLYTRDPCGLETNIIHSCVFSCHVGTLSSSMMDAQGFESVFKMRRSTFNYVYGWVYVSSLEDMSSSTFADGRVLSLQDRVALALLVLNSSEPLETIGSSVGVNGSTVSLVTDSFVDDMAVKAQSYLRWPYPNEMEKTKSKFHKIHGLPNCCGVVHSVHITPQDDETGYSLVLQAVVDPDLRFIHGQWKWSNSRIEHGIILHDSDLFQFCEEGEWLNGNKLKVSLDGSDVGEYVIGGAEYPLLPWLPTPYNQLEKEDLPNFPDQAEFNRRHSAARTVTLKALARFQDTYKWLHRGTWHPKNPDKAILACLMLHNIVIDLEEGEGVKYSEEANYIKQVRKVKQVRKVADEDAARARDILARYCLTSMSSQSGDAEKGQEVASGSGGN; from the exons ATGGCCATGGTGCTGGACGCCTTCGCGTCCTACATCGCCGACACGATCAAGCagatggcgaaggacgaggtggggATGCTGCTCGGCGTCACCGGGGAGATCGACAGCCTGAAGGACAAGCTGGAGAGCCTGAGGGACTACCTCGCCGACGCCGAGAGGAAGCGCATCACCGACCACAGGGTGCAGGGGTGGGTCACAAAGCTCAAGGGTGTCATGTACGAGGCGACCAACATCCTCGACCTCTGCGAGCTCAAGGCCATGGGTCGGCGGGATGCAGCACCCTCACCCTGCTGCAACCCGCTGCTCTTCTGCTTGCGGCATCCCATGTTCGCCCATGATATTGGCAGCCGCATCAGGAAGCTCAACAAGAGGCTGGACGACATCTGCAAGCTGGGTGCTGCCTTCAGCTTCATCAAGCTGGAGACATACCAGGACTACAGGACCGGACGACCTTCTGCTGCTGACCGGAAGACGGATCCGGTGTTGGAGCGCTCGGCCGTGGTAGGGGAGAAGATTGAAGAGGATACAAAAGCACTGGTGGGGAAGCTGACAAAGGACAATGATGGCATCATGGTGCTAGCCATCGTGGGTGTCGGTGGGATCGGGAAGACCACCCTTGCCAAGAAGATCTTCAACCATGAGGACATTCAACACAAGTTCCAAAAGAAGATGTGGTTGAGCGTCACACAAGACTTCAGCAAGGTTGAGCTACTAAGGTTGGCCATCACCGCCGCCGATGGAAAACTCCCTGCGACTCAAGACATATCTATGCTTGTCCCGGCCCTTCTCAACGCCGTCAGAAATCAGAAATTTCTTCTAGTTTTGGATGACATGTGGAGTGATAGAGCATGGACCTCATTACTCAATGCTCCCTTCAGCCACGGTGCCCCTGGTAGCCGGATTGTCATCACCACGAGAAATGACACGGTTGCCCGAGGCATGAGAGCCAGAGAGCCCTACCACCGCATTGACAAATTAGGGCCCGAGGATGCCTGGTCATTGCTCAGGAAACAG GTAGTCTCGGGCGATGAAGATGGACCTGACATCGATATGCTTAAGGATATTGGACTGCAAGTGATTGAAAAATGTGATGGTTTGCCTCTTGCTGTCAAAGTAATGGGAGGACTTTTGCGTCAGAAAGGGAAGCAACGCCATGACTGGGAGATGGTTCTGAATGATTCTATTTGGTCAGTATCTGAAATGCCCGAAGAACTTAACTATGCAGTATATTTAAGCTATGAAGATTTGCCTCCTTGCATCAAGCAGTGCTTTCTACACTACTCCCTTCTCCCTAAAGGTGGACTTTTCCAGCGTGCTGAAATTATTGGCATGTGGATTAGTGAAGGATTTATTCACGGAAGCTCAGACGACGACTTGGAAGAATTAGGAATAAAGTACTATATTGAGCTGATACTTAGGAACCTTATTGAGCCAGGGATACAGTATATTGATCACCCAGTTTTCAATATgcatgatattcttcactcatttgCTCAATTTGTGGCTAGAGATGAGGCAGTAGCTGttcagagtggagaaaatggtaatATTAGTGAACTCACTGAACAA TCTGCAAATGTCGCTCTACTGGTTGAATCTTTACATGAACTAAAGCACTTGAGGTACTTGTCCATACGGAATTCTGATATGTCTTGTCTGCCAGAGAACATTGGGAAGATGAAATTCTTGCAGTACATCAGCCTTAGAGGAAGCCAACAATTTGTGAAACTTCCACATAGCATTGTAAATTTGGGGAAGTTATGGTCTCTTGACTTCCATGGAACTAGTATAAGAGATATACCTAGGGGGTTCTGTACTTTAAAAAATTTGAGGAGACTTTATGGGTTTCCAGTTCAGGTGGATGGTGATTGGTGTAGTTTAGAAGAGTTGGGCTCCCTTTGCCAGCTCAGGGATCTTTCTCTGAATGGACTGCAGAATGCGTCTGCTACATCGTCTGCCTCAAAGGCAAGGCTTAGTGAGAAGGTGCATCTTACCAACTTGTATTTACAGTGCAGTAGTATACTTTGGGTTGATGGGCTGATTAAAGATGAAGAAGGTGTCTCTGAGCAACAACAAATCAAGGAGGTGTTTGATGAGTTGTTCCCTCCACCTAGCGTTGATACGCTTGCTATCAGAGGATATTTTGGCCAACAACTCCCAAGGTGGATGACGTTAACATTACCATCATCCCTCCAGAGCTTAAGGAATCTAGCGATTGATGACCTGGGTTGCTGCACACAACTTCCTGATGGCTTGTGCCTACTCCCCTATTTGGAGAAATTCAGAATCAGGCACGCTCCATCCATCAAGCGTGTTGGACCAGAATTCCTCCAGCCCTACCATCACCGTGGCGCTCACCCTTTCCACGCGGGACATGCCTTTCCGAGATTACACACGTTGGCCTTAAGAGGGAATGCTTCA TGGGAGGAGTGGGTGTGGGAGGAGCAAGTGCAAGCCTTCCCTGTTTTGGAGGAGCTTTTCATCCAAAAGTGCAAACTGAGGCTTGTTCCTCCTGGCCTTGCCTCAAATGCAAGGGCTTTAAAAAAAATAACTATATCTTTGGTACAGCAACTCAAATTGCTGGAGAATTTTGCTTCAGTTACTGAGCTTGCAGTAAATTACAACCCCGACCTGGAGAGGATCACTAATCTCCCCAATCTTCAGAAGCTTACCATCATCAAGTGCCCAAAGCTGAATGTGTTAGAGGGTGTTCCTGCACTCCAGATTCTTGACCTAGAGGATTACGCCATGGAAGAACTTCCAGAATACATGCGAGGTATAAGGCCAAGACATTTGCTGGTAGACTGCAATCTATGTCTGCTCACGTCAGTAGCCGCGGGACAATCTGGCACCGAGTGGGACAAGTTCAGCCATGTCGAACATGTCAAGGCATATTCACATGATGGAAACAAAGCCAGAAAACTTTATGTGTTGTACACAAGGGATCCCTGCGGCTTGGAGACAAATATTATCCACTC TTGTGTATTTTCTTGCCATGTAGGAACCTTATCATCTTCTATGATGGACGCACAAGGATTTGAGTCtgtattcaagatgagaagaagtaCCTTCAACTATGTCTACGGCTGGGTGTATGTGTCATCTTTAGAAGATATGAGCAGCTCCACCTTTGCTGATGGCAGGGTGCTGTCTCTACAAGATCGAGTAGCCCTTGCTCTGTTAGTGCTGAACTCTAGTGAGCCTCTGGAGACAATAGGGTCCTCTGTTGGTGTGAACGGATCAACCGTCTCACTGGTAACTGATAGCTTTGTTGATGATATGGCGGTGAAAGCACAAAGCTACTTGCGCTGGCCATACCCCAATGAAATGGAGAAGACCAAATCCAAGTTTCATAAGATCCATGGTCTTCCAAACTGCTGCGGTGTTGTACATTCAGTTCACATCACACCGCAAGATGATGAGACAGGTTACAGCCTTGTACTGCAAGCCGTCGTTGATCCAGATTTGAGGTTCATTCATGGTCAATGGAAATGGTCAAATAGCAGGATCGAGCATGGTATTATTCTGCACGACTCTGATCTCTTCCAGTTCTGCGAGGAGGGCGAGTGGTTGAACGGCAACAAGCTCAAGGTATCTTTAGATGGATCAGACGTTGGGGAATATGTAATTGGCGGTGCAGAATACCCCCTTCTCCCCTGGCTCCCGACACCTTATAACCAGCTGGAAAAGGAGGACCTCCCAAACTTTCCTGATCAAGCCGAGTTCAACAGGAGGCACTCTGCAGCCCGAACCGTCACACTGAAGGCGCTGGCAAGGTTTCAAGACACATATAAGTGGTTGCACAGAGGGACGTGGCACCCGAAAAACCCAGATAAGGCAATATTGGCGTGCCTGATGTTGCATAACATAGTGATAGACTTGGAGGAAGGTGAAGGTGTAAAGTACAGTGAGGAGGCAAATTACATCAAGCAAGTGCGCAAGGTCAAGCAAGTGCGCAAGGTAGCAGACGAGGACGCTGCCAGAGCGAGGGATATACTGGCCCGGTACTGCTTGACTAGCATGTCATCGCAATCTGGAG ATGCAGAGAAGGGGCAGGAAGTAGCTTCCGGCTCTGGGGGTAACTAA